In Paludibaculum fermentans, the genomic stretch AGCTACGCCGCCAAGTACGCCAGCGTGTTTTACGGACCGTTCCGGGAGGCGGCCGAATCCGCTCCGCAATTTGGGGATCGCCGCAGTTACCAGATGGATCCGCCGAATGCGCTGGAGGCGATGCGGGAAATTGCACTCGACCTGGAAGAGGGCGCGGATATGATCATGGTCAAGCCGGCGATGCCCTATCTCGACATCATCCGGATGGCCAAAGATCGCTTCGATGTGCCGCTGGCCGCTTATCAGGTTTCCGGGGAATTCAGCATGATCATGGCCGCGGCGCGAAATGGGTGGATCGACGAACAGCGGGCGATGATGGAATCTTTGGTGGGGATCCGGAGGGCGGGCGCCGACTTCATTTTGACGTATTTTGCAAAACCGGCGGCACGTCTGCTGGGCTGAGTTTTACAAAGTAAAAAGGCTCCCTCCGCCAGGCGAAGGGAGCCTTTCATGTTGAACTGAGCAGGAATGATCAGGCAGACTTGCGGCGGCGGGCGAAGCCGATCAAACCGAGCAGACCGGCGCCCATGAGGCCCCAGGTGGACGGTTCGGGAACAGCTTCGATCGTCACAGTGGCGCTGTTCAGCTTGCCACCGGTGATGCCCGTGAGCCAACCCAGCGACGTTTTGAAGAGGCCCGTGGGCGCGATCGCCGCGTTCAGAGCCGGGAACTCGAAATCACCATTGGTGAAAGCGCTGTTCGCGGCGTGATTGAACGAGCCCTGCGCCACCACGACGTCGACGGTCGTGGCACCCTGCGTGTACAGCACCAACTTGATGGGACCACTGTTTGCGCCAGTGACATCCAGCCAGAAGGTGATCTTCGAAATGTTGAGCGGGATCGTAACGAACGGATCGTTCGAAAAATCCCAGTTGATATCGTAGGTGTCGCCGGCGGTGAGCGATGTCAGGCCCATCGTTGCCGAGCACACATTTCCGACACACGTTGATGCCGGTGCAAACAAGTTAACAGTTGCAGCGGATGAAACCGCGGCACCCAGGACGAACAGCAGTACTAATTTCTTCAATTTAACCTCTCCTCCATAACCCGCAATGCGCCCGAATACAGGTTTCCCGCGTACAGGGCCACACCTAACCCTATGCAATTCCTTTGATTTGAGCAAGACTATCGAATACGGCGAGCGAACTATCTTTCTACCATATACCTATCGAAGGATATGGTACTGCGACACCTACCGCCGTTTCGCACCGAAACCGAAATACAAACAGCGAAGTCGAGGTGGCCGTTGGATTTTGCGGGGCCCGGCACCCAAAACTGAATCAGCGTGAAACAATCTGCACTTCGAGGGCAGCTTTGCATCGGGAAGCAACGCCAAGCTCCAGGAAGTACGCGTATCCATAATCAACTGGAGCGGATATGAATCGTTCCTATCGGGAGTGGCAGGACGCCGCGCTCAATCGGCGGCCGAACCGAACGGCGAAGTGCGGCGCGGGGTGGACCAGTCATGAAATTTCCGGACAGCTCACCCTCGAATCGCTGATTCAAGGCACCACTGCCTGGGGGTTCTGAAAAAACCTACACATCCAATGGTGTTGTGGATTTCGTCGGCAGATTGCGGAGGGTGGCTGGCCCGCCAGCTCGACAGCATTTCAGCGGGTGCGATCCGATGCCGTCCTTCCATGTTGGCCACCAAATTGCGGCGCTCAAGTCTATGATTCACCTCTGAATGCGCAGAAATGCGCATAGGACTCTAGATCTAGTCGCAATCTCGGCTTGAGGTTCTTGCGACCTAGCCTCGAGTTGTGGTGGTACACTAGTCCTATGATCGTCGCGGGTGGCTGTTTTCCGCAAAGTGTTGAATTTCAGACACTTCGGGAGACGTTCCCAGGCGCATCCTATCGAAAGATAGGCTGTGAGAGTACTCCATAGCTGTAGTATTCTCTCAGAGAAAGTCTTTCGGGACTTTTTCAAGTTTTGAGGAGGAGATTGTTACATGAGAATTTTGCTTGCGACCGTAGGCACGGTGCTGCTCAGCACTGCGTCCTTCGCTGCGCCGATTTTTCTGACCGACACGTTTAGCGTCGGCAGCGCCCAGGCCCAGAATGGTAACCTCGGCAGCCCGATCACCGTGGCGGCATCCCAGAACAACACCCCGATTGCCGGCTACTCACGCACTGTCTTCGTTAAGAAGCTCGGCATCCCGGGCAGCGACCCCAGCAATGTGGGCGGTCTTGTCAACCTGGGCGTGTTCAAGGTTTCGACGGATTCCGACGTAAACGGTATCTCGGGTGCGTACTACGAACCCACTTCCGCTCAGGATCTGACCGGCGCCGCTGAAGCTTTCGCCATCGATTGGGTGAAGGCTGACCTCGCCGGCGGTTCTCTCACGTTCTTCGTCACCAGCAGCACCGGTGGCACCGTGACGGCCCGCATCACTGACGTCCTGAACTCGGCCAGCACGGCATGGTACACCCAGCCGACGAACGTTGCTCCGACTCACACCTATGCGGCTACCCTGGCTCAGATCCTCTCGAACCAGAACGGCTTCAACATTGGCGCAGTCACTGGTTTCGGGTTCTATCACACGACGGCCCTCGACCAGGATTCCCAGTACGACAACTTCGCAGTGTCGACCCCTGAGCCCGGCACCTACGCCCTGATGGGCGCTGGTCTCGCCGCTCTGGCGTTCCTCCGCCGCCGGAAGTAGTTGACTGGTTCTCTCAAAAAGGCCCGGGACCTCGGTCCCGGGCCTTTTTTTATGTCCACACGACCGCCATCCGGCAGCGCGGGCTATAATAAGAACAATTTTTATATGCAGCGCACGCAGAACCCCTCAGAGCTGTCCTCCATAGCGCGCCAGGTCAGGCGTCACATCCTCACAATGATCACGGCTGCCAAGTCGGGCCACCCGGGTGGATCCCTTTCGGCCGTGGAGATTCTGGTCACCTTATATTGGGACGTGCTACGCCACGATCCGGCCAACCCCAAGTGGCCCGAGCGGGACCGTTTCATCCTTTCTAAAGGACACGCCGCTCCGGTGCTTTACTCGGTGATGGCCGAGTGCGGATACACGCCGGTCGAGACATTGAACACGCTCAGGAAGCTGGGCTCCATCTATCAAGGTCACCCGGATGTGCGCTACATCCCCGCCCTGGAGGCATCCACGGGCTCGCTGGGCGAAGGCCTGAGCCTGGCCCTCGGCATGGGCCTGGCGGCGAAGCTCGACAAGTCCCCTTCCCGCGCCTATGTGGTACTGGGCGACGGTGAGATCCAGGAAGGCCAGATCTGGGAAGCAGCCATGTTTGGCTCCTTTCATAAGGTGGATAACGTCTGCGCCATCGTCGACAACAACGGCATCCAGCTGGACGGCTTCGTAAAGGATATCCTCGACCTGTCGCCGCTGGCCGAGAAGTGGAGAGCGTTCGGGTGGCATACTCTTGAGATTAACGGCCACGACATCAGCGCTGTCCAGAAGGCCTTTGCGGAGGCTGCCGAGACGAAGGGTAAGCCCACCTGTATTGTGGCCCACACCGTGAAGGGCAAGGGCGTCAGCTTCATGGAGAACAACCCGAAATGGCATGGTGTTGCTCCGAAGCCGGAAGAACTGGAACTCGCATTGAAGGAGCTTGCCTAACATGCCGGCAAACGTAAAATACGAACTCAAACTGGGCGCTGCCACGCGCGAGGCGTTTGGCAAGACGCTGGCCGAACTGGGCCACGAGAACGCGAATATTGTCGTCGGCGACGCCGACCTGACGAAGTCGACGATGACCACCTACTTCGCCAAGGAATTCCCTGAGCGTCTGTTCGAGTGCGGCATCGCCGAGGCGAACATGGTCGCCATCGGCGCCGGCCTGGCCCTGTCGGGCAAGATTCCGTTTGTGTCCAGCTTCTCGGCCTTCGTCATGACGAAGGGCTTTGAGCAGTTGCGCTGCCTGGTGGCCTATCCGAACGTGAACCTGAAAGTGGTGGGCACGCACAGCGGCATTTCGATCGGCGAAGATGGCCCGTCGCAGATGAGCATGGAAGATCTGGCCCTGGCCTGCGCCCTGCCCAATTTCACGGTGCTGTGTCCGGCCGACGAAGTGGCGACTGCCTGGGCTGTCCGTTGGGCGGCCGAGCATGTGGGTCCGGTCTTCATCCGCACGGGCCGCGTCAAAGTTCCGGTGATCTACCCGGCCGGAACGAAGTTCGAGATCGGCAAGGCAGTTGAGCTCGTGAGCGGCACCGATGTGACGCTGATCGCCACCGGCCTGGTGGTGGCGGAAGCCATTCGCGCCGCCGAGCAGTTGGAAGCCGAAGGCATTTCGGCCCGGGTGCTGGACATCCACACCATCAAGCCGATTGATGAAGAAGCGATTGGCAAGGCAGCCGCGGAGACGGGCGCGCTGGTCGTCGCGGAAGAGCATCTGGTGGATAGCGGGCTGGGTGTGCGCGTGGCGCAGGCCGCGGCCAAGACCCACCCGGCTCCGATTGAATTCGTAGGCTTGACGGAGTTCGCGGAATCGGCCACTCCTGACGAATTACTGGATAAGTACGGTATGCGCGCCGATAACATCGCGGCGGCAGCCCGCCGCGTCCTCGCCCGCAAGAAATAGCCGGCGTTCCGCCGTTTTTCCCACTCGAAATCGCCCGCCATTTACCTTTGGCGGGCGATTTCGTTTATGATGAGCGCGATGGATGTGAACGGGAAGCCGCCGTCGCCGGTCAATCTGGCATGGAGTGGAGCAGATGCAGTCCGCCAGCAGGACAGGCGCCGTGTGAGCCGGAGGCTGCACGACGACCTGGGCCCGACGCTGTGCTCGGCAGGCCTCATGGTGGGTTTGTTGCGCAGCAACTGGCCGGAGCTGAATCGGGAATCCCGGGAACTCCTCGACACGATCCAGGAGGCTTTGGAATCGGCTGTCGATTCCGTCAGGGTTCTGAGCTACCAGTCGGACCCCGGAATCGTGGCTCGTTGCGGCCTGCGCAAGGCGATCGAACTGATTGCCCAGGGCAGGCCGGTGGATTTTACCTTCGAAGCAGGGACCCCCGTATGGTCTTTGGAGCAGGCCGAGTCGCTTTGCCGTATCATTGGTGATGCACTCCTGGCTTGGGACGCATCGGAGCGTCCTGGCCGGTTGCAACTTAATCTTGGGCAGTGCGCAGTGCAACTGCGAGCGCCGGCCGGTGAACTGCTCACAGAAGCAGCGCTGGAAGCCGTCCGCCAGATAGCTGCACGCGCCAACCTTTGGGTGGAGTACCGGGATTCCTCGGTAACGGAGCTCTCCGTTACTCCCGGCAAGGAACCTTGATAGATGCATACCCTGCTGTTGGTGGACGATCACAAGATCATGCGCGACGGTCTGCGCGCGATTTTGAAGAACTCGGGTGAATTTGATGTGGTGGCTGAGGCGGAAACGGGCACGGATGCCATTGCACTCGCGCGGTCATTGCGGCCCCAATTGATCCTGATGGATATCAATTTGCCGGGCATCAGCGGAATTGAAGCGACCGGCGAAATCATGCGTCATACGCCGGAGACGAAAATTGTCATACTCTCGATGCACGATGACGAGAGTTCAGTGATCCGGTCAATCCGCAGCGGCGCGCGTGCCTTCGTGCTGAAGAAGGCCAGCGATCGCGATCTGCTGGACGCCCTGCGGACAGTGGCCCGCGGAGGCTCCTACCTGAGCCCCCAAGTGTCCGATACCTTCCTGGCCCGCGTACAGCGCGGCAATCTCAACGACTCGCAGGGACGTACCCCGGTCCAGGCACTCACCCCGCGCGAACAGCAGGTGATGCGGATGGTGGCGGAAGGCCAGACCAGCAAGGAGATCGCCGTCGTGCTCAACCTGAGCCTGCAGACGATCCGAGGCTATCGGAAGACCCTCATGAAGAAGTTGGGTGTCAGCAATGTGGCCGGGCTTACCCAGGTCGCGCTGGCCAATGGTCTGTCAAATTCGCACGGACCCACCGGCCGCGGCGCCGTAGCCGGGTAAACTGTCTGAATGCAGACTCTCTGGGGCCAGATCGCCGTCGCTGACGCACATGTCCATTTTTTCTCCCGGAGCTTCCTGCGCCAACTGGCGGTCCAGAAGGGTGGTTCGGCGACGCCCAGCGACCTGTGCGTGACCCTGGGCTGGGAACCACCGCCGGAAACCGCTGAGCAGTGCGCCGCGCAGTGGGCGGCTGAACTGGTCCGCAACGATGTCTCGCAAGCCGCCCTCATCGCAAGCCTGCCGGGGGAAGAGGATTCCGTCATGGCGGCGGTGGCGGCCATTCCCGGACGCTTCTTCGGCTGGTTCTTCCTGAATCCGATGGCGCCCGACGCCCGGGACCGCTGCGAGCGCGGCTTCCGCAACGGCCTGAAAGCGGTATGCCTGTTGCCGGCGATGCACAATTACTCGCTGGGCGACGTCCGGGTGGAGGAGATCTTCCGCACAGCCGCGAACTGCCGCGGCACCGTCTTTGTGCATTGCGGGGTGCTCTCCGTGGGCTTCCGCCAGAGGCTGGGCCTGCCCTGCCCCTTCGACATGCGGTATTCGAATCCGCTGGACCTGCATCCCCTGGCGCTGAAGTACCCCGCGGTCAACATTGTGATCCCGCATTTCGGAGCCGGCTTCTTCCGCGAAGCGCTGATGCTCGCCGACATGTGTCCCAACGTCTATATGGACACGTCGAGCAGCAATGCCTGGACCCGCTATCTCACGCCGCCGCCGACCCTGGAGCAGATCTTCCGCCAAGCCCTGGCTGTTGTCGGGCCGCGCCGGCTGCTGTTCGGCACGGATTCGTCCTACTTCCCGCGGGGCTGGCACAAGCTGGTCTTTGACGACCAGGTGAACGCGCTATGGAAAGTGGGCATACGCGGTGACGATGCGGCCGACATCCTGGGCGGCAACCTGCGCAGCCTGATGCGCGGCCGTTAATTCCGTTCAAACTGTTTGAGAGGACTCGCGGGCGGGCGCTACTTCTTTACGAGAGGTCTGCCGCCAACATGCGCTTTTCCCTGTTCAGACACGCCCCGGCACTCGCCGGCACAGGCCAGGAATGCTCGTCCACGCGTTTGCCGAGCCTGGAGTACCCTCTCGACCTTCCGCCGCGTGTCGCAGTCCTGGGGCTCAGCGTGCGCCAGCAACAGGGCATCCACATCTTCCCTGAATGGAACAGCCAGAACCTGAACAAGCTTCGGCCTACCACTCTCGCCGGATGGCAGCAGGACCTGGAGCAGGTGGGCCGCTTGTGCGACTCGGGCCACTTGGCTTTGAGTGACCTCAACTACCCCCTGCTGGTCTTCTCCACACCCGAACAGGGCCCGCTGGGTGAGGTCGCCCAGGCGGAGATGTGGCGATGGTCCGGCGTGCCGGTGTACGAGCAGATCCGCACCAGGGAGGGACGGCTGGTGGCCGTGGAATGCGACACCAGAAACGGCTTCCATCTGGCGGAGGGCAGCCAGGCTGAGGGCGGCGACGCGCCGTGCAATTGCGGCCGGGGGGTGCGCTGGCTTCCGGCACTGGCTGAGTCGACGGCCGCGACACGCTCCATCGAGTCCGAACAGTACATGGCCGCGGCTGCCGGCGACTGACGCCTCGCCTGCCGGCGGTGGCGCGCTGTCGATTCCACCTGC encodes the following:
- a CDS encoding PEP-CTERM sorting domain-containing protein — translated: MGLTSLTAGDTYDINWDFSNDPFVTIPLNISKITFWLDVTGANSGPIKLVLYTQGATTVDVVVAQGSFNHAANSAFTNGDFEFPALNAAIAPTGLFKTSLGWLTGITGGKLNSATVTIEAVPEPSTWGLMGAGLLGLIGFARRRKSA
- a CDS encoding PEP-CTERM sorting domain-containing protein, producing the protein MRILLATVGTVLLSTASFAAPIFLTDTFSVGSAQAQNGNLGSPITVAASQNNTPIAGYSRTVFVKKLGIPGSDPSNVGGLVNLGVFKVSTDSDVNGISGAYYEPTSAQDLTGAAEAFAIDWVKADLAGGSLTFFVTSSTGGTVTARITDVLNSASTAWYTQPTNVAPTHTYAATLAQILSNQNGFNIGAVTGFGFYHTTALDQDSQYDNFAVSTPEPGTYALMGAGLAALAFLRRRK
- a CDS encoding transketolase — translated: MQRTQNPSELSSIARQVRRHILTMITAAKSGHPGGSLSAVEILVTLYWDVLRHDPANPKWPERDRFILSKGHAAPVLYSVMAECGYTPVETLNTLRKLGSIYQGHPDVRYIPALEASTGSLGEGLSLALGMGLAAKLDKSPSRAYVVLGDGEIQEGQIWEAAMFGSFHKVDNVCAIVDNNGIQLDGFVKDILDLSPLAEKWRAFGWHTLEINGHDISAVQKAFAEAAETKGKPTCIVAHTVKGKGVSFMENNPKWHGVAPKPEELELALKELA
- a CDS encoding transketolase family protein, whose product is MPANVKYELKLGAATREAFGKTLAELGHENANIVVGDADLTKSTMTTYFAKEFPERLFECGIAEANMVAIGAGLALSGKIPFVSSFSAFVMTKGFEQLRCLVAYPNVNLKVVGTHSGISIGEDGPSQMSMEDLALACALPNFTVLCPADEVATAWAVRWAAEHVGPVFIRTGRVKVPVIYPAGTKFEIGKAVELVSGTDVTLIATGLVVAEAIRAAEQLEAEGISARVLDIHTIKPIDEEAIGKAAAETGALVVAEEHLVDSGLGVRVAQAAAKTHPAPIEFVGLTEFAESATPDELLDKYGMRADNIAAAARRVLARKK
- a CDS encoding histidine kinase, whose translation is MMSAMDVNGKPPSPVNLAWSGADAVRQQDRRRVSRRLHDDLGPTLCSAGLMVGLLRSNWPELNRESRELLDTIQEALESAVDSVRVLSYQSDPGIVARCGLRKAIELIAQGRPVDFTFEAGTPVWSLEQAESLCRIIGDALLAWDASERPGRLQLNLGQCAVQLRAPAGELLTEAALEAVRQIAARANLWVEYRDSSVTELSVTPGKEP
- a CDS encoding response regulator; this encodes MHTLLLVDDHKIMRDGLRAILKNSGEFDVVAEAETGTDAIALARSLRPQLILMDINLPGISGIEATGEIMRHTPETKIVILSMHDDESSVIRSIRSGARAFVLKKASDRDLLDALRTVARGGSYLSPQVSDTFLARVQRGNLNDSQGRTPVQALTPREQQVMRMVAEGQTSKEIAVVLNLSLQTIRGYRKTLMKKLGVSNVAGLTQVALANGLSNSHGPTGRGAVAG
- a CDS encoding amidohydrolase family protein, giving the protein MQTLWGQIAVADAHVHFFSRSFLRQLAVQKGGSATPSDLCVTLGWEPPPETAEQCAAQWAAELVRNDVSQAALIASLPGEEDSVMAAVAAIPGRFFGWFFLNPMAPDARDRCERGFRNGLKAVCLLPAMHNYSLGDVRVEEIFRTAANCRGTVFVHCGVLSVGFRQRLGLPCPFDMRYSNPLDLHPLALKYPAVNIVIPHFGAGFFREALMLADMCPNVYMDTSSSNAWTRYLTPPPTLEQIFRQALAVVGPRRLLFGTDSSYFPRGWHKLVFDDQVNALWKVGIRGDDAADILGGNLRSLMRGR